From the genome of Canis aureus isolate CA01 chromosome 29, VMU_Caureus_v.1.0, whole genome shotgun sequence:
TTTTTCAGTTCACTCTAGCCTTGCCTTGTGGGTCTCCTGAATGTGAGTCctgttggttttcaaagccagatgttttgGGGACACATGTCTCAAGTCTTAAAAGTTGGAGTACCCAGTTTGGGGCTCAAAGTCTTTGCTCCTCAGAAAGAAGCTCCAGGTTATGGGTTCCCTCCTGAATGTGGGTTGCTGCACCAAGGGTAGGATTTATGGCAATTGTCTCCACTTCTCCTACCAGCTTCAGTgtgagtttttttcttatttgtgttaTCTATTGGAGTCACTCAGTGAGTTTctagttgttggttttttttttccccccagaggaAATTGTTTCATAGGTAGCTGTAGATTAGGTTTATGTGTGAAGAGGTGAATCCAGGATCTTCCTACATTGTCCTCTTAATCTGGTGTTCTCTTTTGTTATTACTATAATAGAAGCAGCCagcaatctttaaagaaatttagtAACATATGTATAAAGAGaacattttaggggcacctgggtggctcagtggttgaatgtctgtctttggctcagagtgtgatcctggggtcctgggattgagtcccacatcaggatctccgcagggagcctgcttctccctctgcctgcatctgcttctctgtgtctctcatgaataaataaaatcttaaaaaaagaacattataaaagatcttttatattttctatttactctttatttactcatttcttttctgCAGAACCAGGATTCTAAGATgtctatatatagatatgtgtgtaCTTAATGCAGAAACTTTTCACACCTTTAGAGCTCTTCAGATCTATTCTTGGAAGTCATGTGCCAttagttctgtgtgtgtgtgtgtgtgtgtgtgtgtgtgtgtgtgtgtctgaagcAGTCACAAGCTTACCCAGATTCAAGTAGAGGTGAAAAAGACCTCCATCTCTTCATGAGATTAGTGTTGAAGAATTTAtgggaaatgtttttaaactGCCTCATTGTTACTGAGTATCTATCTATCCAATAAATTTCTTACAGTGCAGGATTGCTGGAGACCAGCATTTACTTCTTCATGTTGTAACTTGTATCTGGGTTAATTAATCTATACTTTGCCTTCTGTTTTGTCAAAagaaatgtttacttttaaatcttgttttctgATGAATCATGAATCATAATTTCCTGTTTTGGTTTAATCAGTAAGTAAATCTCAAGTTGTTCttccagatttttccttttcttttcacagTATCTTATCCTTTTAGAAAATGTTCTATTATTGCTGtataatctaaatatttattggtaTAAAACCATAACTTTCGATTTCTCTAATGATTTTGTCTGTTAGGAATTTGGGAAGGCTTACTTAGGGCTCTCATACAGTTTTGGTCAGATGTCATATGGGGCTTCAAGTCACCTGAAGGTTGCACTTGGCTGGACATCTACAATAACTCACTCACATGGCTGGTAGTTGATGCTGCCTGTCTGTTGGGAGCTCAGCTGAAGCTGTCAACTGGAGCATGTATATGCAGCTTGTCCATCATAGTGGCCTCAAGATAGACTTTTTACATGGCAGCTGGTTTTCTTCAGAGTATGTGTCTCAAGAGAATCATGCAGAAACTTTCACACCTTTAAAGAGCTCTTCAGACCTATTCTTGGAAATCATGTAGCATCAGTTGTTTTTTGTGCTTGAAGCAGTCACAACCCTACCCAAACTCAAGGGGAGGTGACAGACCCCCCCATCTCTTCATGAGTTAAGTGTTAAGGAACTTGTGTGCAGTATTTTTAAACTGCCTCATTGTTACTGAAGTatgctttacagaaaaaaaaaatgcagactgtAGATATTGAGCTTAGTGAATCTTGACAATTGTACAGACCCAAGCATCCACCACCTGAAATAAGGTATAGAGAATGTTTTCACTCTATAAAGTTGCTTTGTGCCATTTTCAGTCCTTACCCAGTTTCTTCCTCCCATAGTTGGCCACTAGCTGAATCTATTAGTTCTATTCTATTAATTAGTTTTTCCTGGTGTGTGTATGCgtgttctttcattcaacataaagCTTTGAGATTCTCCCATATTATTTCATgtatcatttgttattttttattgttgagtcatatttcattatatgaacaTACTATAATATACTACTTTATGTATTGTTGGATATTGGGTTTTGTCCAGTTTATGACTATTATGAATTGGGATGATATGAACATTCCTGTATACATCTTCAAATGGGATCAGGTATCTTTGGGGCCAATATTATATTACTATTCAAAGCCACAGTATTTCTAAAGCATTTCTGTGCCCAAAGACCTTTGATATAATTTACCTCTCTAGATGATAAAGATTTGCTATCAAGTGTTTTGGGATGAATATCTTCCCAGAGGTCTTGAATCCAATACAAGATTGATTTGGATATGTAAAGAGAAGACTTTGGATTCATAAGAGCTGATCTATTTAATGGTTCAacttacaaatttaaaatttatatgttatACACAGAACAATCTCCCAAGTATGCACTAGATTAATGGAGGTACTTTGGGAACTTAGGTCAAAATAAACTGACAAATTATGAAACATAtgtgataatgataataaacaagacatttatttttcatacttatTTGGGGGGAAAGGGAAAAGTCAGTTTGCCCTACCCAATGATGGTCTTTCTGAAAGAGTCTCCATTCATTCCATAGAATTGGATAGGTTGCTTGATCTGAGGATTTTGTACTTTTAATTCATAAAGAAAACTTCCTTTGAAGAGAGTGGTCAAAGGGTGAGTCTTTGTGAGCAGCTTCGCTGGTGCACGGCCAGACTCCCTCTTTGAGTGAAGCTTTTCCCACACTGGCCACACAGATAGGGTGTCTCTCCTGTGTGGATTTTGCCATGCAGGATACAATTGCCCCTGGTGTGGAAACTCTTCCTGCACTGTGTGCAGGCATAGGGTTTCAGGCCTGTGTGGACTCTGATGTGAACAATTAAGCTTCCTTTCTGACTGAAGGCTTTTCCACACTGATCACATCTATAGGGCTTTTCACCACTGTGAACTCTTCTATGAACAGCAAGGTTACTTTGATTTCTGAAGCTTCTCTGACAAATAgcacattcatagggtttctgtCCAGTGTGGAGTCTTTCATGAACGGCCAGACTACCTCGTTGACTAAAGCTTTTCCCACACTCCTTGCACTGATAGGGCTTTTCTCCTGTGTGTATTCGCTGATGTGTAACAAGATTGCCTTTGGCCCTGAAGCTTTTTCCACAATGGGTACACTCAAAGGGTTTTTGACCAGTGTGGATTCTCTCATGCAAGGTTAGACTACCTTTTTGCCTGAAGGATTTTCCACATTCCTGACACTCATAGACCCTCTGTCTCACTCCAGGTGAATCTTCCTGTAGTGTCTTAGAATCTGGGGATTTTTGTTCCAGCTTCTCTCTTCTGAAAGAATTCTGGAAATCCCAGCTTGAGGATCCTGTGGCCTCAGAGTGATCATATTTGTGGTGGGCTTCTGTCATCACATCTGGTAAAATGAGAGGGAAGTCATGTAAGATGCACCAATATGCTGAGAagaatagggaaaaaagaaacaatgctttgaatgcttattatgtgccagacattatACTATGAATTTTGCATAGATAATTTAATCCTGAAAACAATCCTATGAGAGTgctacagataaagaaatgaaagcatagggaggctgagtgaagtaagtcagtcggagagggacaaacattatatgttctcattcatttggggaatataaataatagtgaaagggaatataagggaaggtagaagaaatgtgtgggcaatatcagaaagggagacagaatataaagactgctaactctgggaaacgaactagggcggggggtgggagtgaatgggtgatgggcactgggggttattctgtatgttagtaaattgaacaccaataaaaaataaattaaaaaaaaaggggcagcccgggtggctcagcggtttagcgccgccttcagcccagggcctgatcctggagacccgggatcgagtcccacattgggcttcctgcgaggagcctgcttctccctctgcctgtgtctctctgcctctccttctctctgtgtctctcatgaataaataaataaataaataaataaataaataaataaataaaaaataaaaagaaagcataggGAGGTTGTCACAGATCTTGGAGCTAGCTAAGTGTAGAGTTGATATTGAATGCAGGCATGATCCACAGTAGTATTCTGCCTCTAAATTTAGTTTAATTTAGCCTCCCAAAGAATCTGGTAAGGTAGAcatgattatctccattttgtagataagaaaacaggctcagaaaaattaagaaaactacaTATTAAAGCCCCATACCCAAGTTTTATCTGACTCCAAAACAGGTATGGATCCAGGTTGTGTAGGGctgaaagctttaaaattttggaggcattacattaagaaaaactgtaaaattaGATACTGGGGCCTGAAGAGACCAATACATGAGAAATCTATCTCTGCACCAATCTGTTGTCCTGACAAGTAAGCACCATGACATCAGAAAATATGTATCAGAATCTTTGATACATTACATCTGTTATCTCTAGTCCCAGTAACCCTGCAAGGTAGTttattgtcccattttacagatgaagagccTGGAGCTCAAGGAAGTTAAATAGTTTGTCTGATATCTTAGATCAAAGTAGGAAAATTATAGAATCTGATCCAAGGAAATGTCCCCCTTAATATCCATGCTATTTCAGTCTACTAAGCTACAGTGGAACTGAAATCAATTTTGGCTTGGAAGttattctcaaatatttcctATGCAGATGCCGACAGTGTTTTCCATACTGCTCTACATCTGAGTCTCTTACTGCACTTTATTATGGGTCCATTTATCACTATTAACAGTTTTCTTGGAGTCATCCTAAGAAGATTTCCTCCTTGTTCTCTTGCCTTACCCTTATTCAGTGATTGTGCGGAGATATAAAGctgcttattcatttttttcagagacTACCTCAAAACTACCTCCATATCAAGATCATTTTCTTGCTATTTCTAATGTTATTTCTAATTCTGGCTTGCAGGCCTTCCCTGTAGTCCCCAGGAATAGTAAACTCCTCTAAAGGAATGTCTCCTCTACTTCCTCAGCCTGCTGACCAGTGCTTGAGTACAGGAACACTGAATATTGTCATTTGAGGTCATCTCAGCAATCAACCGACTCACTCACTGAAAAATGCTACATTCTGAGCATATCTTCCATGACAGTCCAGCAGGGTAGCTGTTGGAAATCCAAACATGTCCACGCCTGCTGTATGACCTTAATCACCACCTCTTCATATGGTTCTTCCATGGGCTATTCTTGAACacctgaaaaggaaaaaacaaacaaaaaacagaacaacaaaaacaacagataaGGGCAGGAGAATTAATAGGTGAGAAGCATAAAGTCAATAGGAGCTGCAGTTTGGGGTAGGAGTAAATGGAGGAAATCTGGATTGGCGTGATGTAATCACTTATAATGTAACTGCGAAGTTGGCCAAAAAGTACCATGACCACACATAAATGAGTCACAGTGGAAACATGAGGTGGGGAAGCAGAGAACATATATATCTCTTCCTGCCAATCCCAAGATAATGGTCACTCTTGTT
Proteins encoded in this window:
- the LOC144301449 gene encoding uncharacterized protein LOC144301449 isoform X4 — its product is MTEAHHKYDHSEATGSSSWDFQNSFRREKLEQKSPDSKTLQEDSPGVRQRVYECQECGKSFRQKGSLTLHERIHTGQKPFECTHCGKSFRAKGNLVTHQRIHTGEKPYQCKECGKSFSQRGSLAVHERLHTGQKPYECAICQRSFRNQSNLAVHRRVHSGEKPYRCDQCGKAFSQKGSLIVHIRVHTGLKPYACTQCRKSFHTRGNCILHGKIHTGETPYLCGQCGKSFTQRGSLAVHQRSCSQRLTL
- the LOC144301449 gene encoding uncharacterized protein LOC144301449 isoform X2, encoding MFGFPTATLLDCHGRYAQNVAFFTYWCILHDFPLILPDVMTEAHHKYDHSEATGSSSWDFQNSFRREKLEQKSPDSKTLQEDSPGVRQRVYECQECGKSFRQKGSLTLHERIHTGQKPFECTHCGKSFRAKGNLVTHQRIHTGEKPYQCKECGKSFSQRGSLAVHERLHTGQKPYECAICQRSFRNQSNLAVHRRVHSGEKPYRCDQCGKAFSQKGSLIVHIRVHTGLKPYACTQCRKSFHTRGNCILHGKIHTGETPYLCGQCGKSFTQRGSLAVHQRSCSQRLTL
- the LOC144301449 gene encoding uncharacterized protein LOC144301449 isoform X3, whose amino-acid sequence is MFGFPTATLLDCHGRYAQNVAFFNVMTEAHHKYDHSEATGSSSWDFQNSFRREKLEQKSPDSKTLQEDSPGVRQRVYECQECGKSFRQKGSLTLHERIHTGQKPFECTHCGKSFRAKGNLVTHQRIHTGEKPYQCKECGKSFSQRGSLAVHERLHTGQKPYECAICQRSFRNQSNLAVHRRVHSGEKPYRCDQCGKAFSQKGSLIVHIRVHTGLKPYACTQCRKSFHTRGNCILHGKIHTGETPYLCGQCGKSFTQRGSLAVHQRSCSQRLTL